Proteins encoded together in one Janthinobacterium tructae window:
- a CDS encoding O-acetylhomoserine aminocarboxypropyltransferase/cysteine synthase family protein, whose product MRIETLAVHAGYTPDPTTKAAAVPIYQTVAYAFDNAQHGADLFDLKVAGNIYTRIMNPTQDVLEKRVAALEGGVAALAVASGMAAITYAIQTIAEAGDNFISASQLYGGTYNLFAHTLPQIGIEVRFADARQPETFAALIDARTKAIFCESIGNPLGNVTDVAKLAEIAHAHGIPLIVDNTVPSPYLFRPIEHGADIVVHSLTKYLGGHGTTVGGAIVDSGKFPWAEHKERFKRLNEPDVSYHGVVYTEAFGPAAFIGRARVVPLRNMGAAISPLSAFQLIQGIETLALRMDRICDNTLALAKHLKNHPKVAWVNYAGLEDHPDHALVKKYMNGRASGILSFGLKLADGEDPRAAGARVLDALQLFTRLVNIGDAKSLATHPASTTHRQLNPAELAKAGVSEDMLRLSVGIEHIDDLREDLEQALNAA is encoded by the coding sequence ATGAGAATCGAAACCCTGGCCGTGCATGCCGGCTATACCCCCGACCCGACCACCAAAGCCGCCGCCGTTCCCATCTACCAGACGGTGGCCTACGCCTTCGACAATGCCCAGCATGGCGCCGACCTGTTCGACCTGAAAGTCGCCGGCAATATCTACACGCGCATCATGAACCCCACGCAGGACGTGCTGGAAAAGCGCGTCGCGGCGCTGGAAGGCGGCGTGGCCGCGCTGGCCGTGGCGTCGGGCATGGCGGCCATCACCTACGCGATCCAGACCATCGCGGAGGCGGGCGACAATTTCATCTCCGCCAGCCAGCTGTATGGCGGCACCTATAACCTGTTTGCCCACACCCTGCCGCAGATAGGCATCGAAGTGCGCTTCGCCGACGCGCGCCAGCCCGAGACCTTCGCCGCCCTGATCGACGCGCGCACCAAGGCCATCTTCTGCGAATCGATCGGCAACCCGCTGGGCAATGTCACCGATGTGGCCAAACTGGCCGAAATCGCGCATGCGCACGGCATCCCGCTGATCGTCGATAACACGGTGCCCAGCCCCTATCTGTTCCGCCCCATCGAACATGGCGCCGACATCGTCGTCCATTCGCTGACCAAATACCTGGGCGGCCACGGCACCACCGTGGGCGGCGCCATCGTCGACAGCGGCAAATTTCCATGGGCCGAACACAAGGAACGCTTCAAGCGCCTGAACGAGCCGGATGTGTCGTATCACGGCGTCGTCTACACGGAAGCGTTCGGCCCGGCCGCCTTCATCGGCCGCGCGCGCGTCGTCCCGCTGCGCAACATGGGCGCGGCGATTTCGCCCCTCTCCGCCTTCCAGCTGATCCAGGGTATCGAGACCCTGGCCTTGCGCATGGACCGCATCTGCGACAACACGCTGGCCCTGGCCAAACACCTGAAGAACCATCCGAAAGTCGCGTGGGTCAATTACGCGGGCCTGGAAGACCACCCGGACCACGCGCTGGTAAAAAAATACATGAACGGCCGCGCCTCGGGCATTTTGTCGTTCGGCCTGAAACTGGCCGACGGTGAAGATCCGCGCGCTGCCGGCGCCCGTGTGCTCGACGCCCTGCAGCTGTTCACGCGCCTGGTCAATATCGGCGACGCCAAGTCGCTGGCCACCCACCCGGCGTCCACCACGCACCGCCAGCTCAATCCGGCGGAACTGGCCAAGGCCGGCGTGTCCGAAGACATGCTGCGCCTGTCGGTCGGCATCGAGCATATCGACGACTTGCGCGAAGACCTGGAGCAGGCCTTGAACGCCGCCTGA
- the malF gene encoding maltose ABC transporter permease MalF has protein sequence MRKFIGPTVLTISMALGLYLLFMLYISGQTMLAAVFLGLLTLTTFVFTSPRAYTYRYLFPGITAVIVFVLLPMVYTVSIGFTNFSSRNLLTYERATQYLLDETQRVESTGYALTVHPDNKEYRLRLESPDTGEVLLTQPLALKRAVPLTVEVAPADPVQAPVLAPPLPIKDIIALQKDLKQLTLVMPNKIELRMVGLREFGPVAHVYKQLPDKTLKKIATGELIKPNFKTGFYEMPDGTKLEPGFKVNVGFANFVKIFSDEAFRGPFLRIFVWTVVFALISVATTTGLGMVLAVLLNWDALRFRGLYRTLLFLPYAVPGFISILVFKGLFNNNFGEINLVLDALFGIKPAWFSDTTLAKAMILIVNTWLGYPYMMVVCMGLIKAIPSDLYEASALAGAGPLTNFFKITLPLIIKPLTPLMVASLGFNFNNFVLISLLTGGRPDFLDTTLPAGTTDLLVSYTYRIAFEDSGQNFGLAAAISTLIFFLVAAISLVNMRLTRMNKA, from the coding sequence GTGCGCAAGTTTATCGGCCCTACGGTATTGACCATCAGCATGGCGCTGGGTCTGTATCTGCTCTTCATGTTGTACATTTCCGGCCAGACCATGCTGGCCGCCGTTTTCCTCGGCTTGCTGACCCTGACGACGTTTGTCTTCACGTCGCCGCGCGCCTATACCTACCGTTATCTGTTTCCCGGCATCACGGCGGTCATCGTCTTCGTGCTGCTGCCGATGGTGTACACGGTGTCGATCGGCTTTACCAATTTCAGTTCGCGCAACCTGCTCACCTATGAACGGGCCACGCAATATTTGCTGGACGAGACGCAGCGCGTGGAAAGCACGGGCTACGCGCTGACAGTGCATCCCGACAACAAGGAATACCGCTTGCGCCTGGAAAGCCCGGACACGGGCGAAGTGCTGCTGACACAGCCGCTGGCCCTGAAGCGCGCCGTACCTTTGACCGTGGAAGTGGCGCCGGCTGACCCCGTGCAGGCACCCGTGCTGGCCCCGCCGCTGCCCATCAAGGACATCATCGCGCTGCAAAAGGATTTGAAACAGCTCACCCTGGTCATGCCGAACAAAATCGAGCTGCGCATGGTGGGCTTGCGCGAATTCGGCCCCGTCGCGCATGTCTACAAGCAGCTGCCCGACAAAACCCTGAAGAAGATCGCCACGGGCGAACTGATCAAACCGAACTTCAAGACGGGCTTTTATGAAATGCCCGATGGTACGAAACTGGAACCGGGCTTCAAGGTCAATGTCGGCTTCGCCAACTTCGTGAAGATTTTCTCCGATGAAGCGTTCCGTGGCCCTTTCCTGCGCATTTTTGTGTGGACCGTCGTTTTCGCCCTGATCAGCGTGGCCACCACGACGGGCCTGGGCATGGTGCTGGCCGTGCTCTTGAACTGGGATGCGCTGCGCTTCCGCGGCCTGTACCGCACCCTGCTGTTCCTGCCCTACGCCGTGCCCGGTTTTATCTCCATCCTGGTCTTCAAGGGGCTGTTCAACAACAACTTTGGCGAGATCAACCTGGTGCTCGACGCCCTGTTCGGCATCAAGCCCGCCTGGTTCTCGGACACCACGCTGGCCAAGGCCATGATTTTGATCGTCAACACCTGGCTCGGCTACCCCTACATGATGGTGGTGTGCATGGGTCTCATCAAGGCGATCCCGTCGGACCTGTACGAAGCCTCGGCCCTGGCCGGCGCGGGACCGCTGACGAATTTCTTCAAGATCACCCTGCCGCTGATCATCAAGCCGCTGACGCCGCTGATGGTAGCCAGCCTGGGTTTCAACTTCAACAATTTCGTGCTGATCAGCTTGCTGACGGGCGGGCGTCCCGATTTCCTCGACACCACCTTACCGGCCGGCACGACGGACTTGCTCGTGTCCTACACCTACCGCATCGCGTTCGAGGATTCCGGCCAGAACTTTGGCCTGGCCGCCGCCATCTCGACCCTGATCTTCTTCCTCGTGGCCGCGATTTCGCTGGTCAACATGCGCCTGACGCGCATGAACAAAGCATAA
- a CDS encoding ABC transporter ATP-binding protein: protein MAGLKLTGLKKAYGDVQTLHGIDLEIADGEFMVFVGPSGCGKSTLLRSICGLEEISGGDLFIGKTRMNDVPPAKRGIAMVFQSYALYPHMSVAQNMAFGLKLAGMSKVQIADAVQRAAQILRIEPLLERKPKDLSGGQRQRVAIGRAIVRKPDVFLFDEPLSNLDASLRVQMRIELANLHRELRSTMIYVTHDQVEAMTLADRIVVLNAGRIEQVGAPLELYHHPANLFVAGFLGSPRMNFLKGKIHSYVDGVATIATNAGGMLQAALTQPLASGTQVTIGARPEHVQACAPGAAAAITATVQAVEKLGDISYLYVQVPGGDEPLVVRADADTDWAIGQSVALQVAPARVHVFDEHGQTRT, encoded by the coding sequence ATGGCTGGACTGAAGTTAACAGGCCTGAAGAAGGCATATGGCGACGTGCAAACCCTGCACGGCATCGACCTGGAGATCGCCGATGGCGAATTCATGGTCTTCGTGGGCCCGTCGGGTTGCGGCAAATCCACCTTGCTGCGCAGTATCTGCGGCCTGGAAGAAATCAGCGGCGGCGATTTGTTCATCGGCAAGACGCGCATGAACGACGTGCCGCCCGCCAAACGGGGCATCGCCATGGTATTCCAGAGCTACGCCCTGTACCCGCACATGAGCGTAGCGCAAAACATGGCGTTTGGCCTGAAGCTGGCCGGCATGAGCAAGGTGCAAATCGCCGACGCCGTGCAGCGCGCCGCGCAAATCCTGCGCATCGAACCTTTGCTCGAACGCAAACCAAAAGACTTGTCGGGCGGCCAGCGCCAGCGCGTGGCCATCGGCCGCGCCATCGTGCGCAAGCCCGACGTCTTCCTGTTCGACGAACCGCTGTCGAACCTGGACGCCTCGCTGCGCGTGCAGATGCGCATCGAACTGGCGAATCTGCACCGCGAATTGCGCTCGACCATGATTTACGTCACGCATGACCAGGTCGAAGCGATGACCCTGGCCGACCGCATCGTCGTGCTCAACGCGGGCCGCATCGAACAGGTGGGCGCACCGCTGGAGCTGTACCATCATCCCGCCAACCTGTTCGTGGCCGGCTTCCTCGGTTCGCCCCGCATGAACTTCCTCAAAGGCAAGATCCACAGCTATGTCGACGGCGTGGCCACCATCGCCACGAATGCGGGCGGCATGCTGCAGGCGGCGTTGACGCAGCCATTGGCCAGCGGCACACAAGTCACCATCGGCGCGCGCCCCGAACACGTGCAGGCGTGCGCGCCCGGTGCTGCGGCCGCCATCACGGCCACCGTGCAGGCGGTGGAAAAACTGGGCGACATCAGCTATCTGTATGTACAGGTACCGGGCGGCGACGAGCCGCTGGTGGTGCGCGCCGATGCCGATACGGACTGGGCCATTGGCCAGAGCGTGGCGCTGCAGGTGGCGCCCGCGCGCGTCCACGTGTTCGACGAGCACGGCCAGACCAGAACCTGA
- the malG gene encoding maltose ABC transporter permease MalG, translating into MAIVVDRSNRWRILAAHVAVIALIALVMFPFLMILSISLRPGNFASGSLIPPEISFEHWRLALGMSYQAPNGTLVEPDFPVLLWLWNSIKVASMSATVTVLLSTTCAYAFARMQFRFKSQTLSALMLLQMFPAVLALVAIYAIFDVLGNYVPWLGIDHHGSLVLAYTGGIALHIWTIKGYYQTIPIEIEEAAKVDGATQWQAFIYVLLPMTVPILMVVFLLSFIGAIIEYPIASVLLHEQNNLTLAVGSKLFLYEQKYLWGDFAAAAILSGLPITAVFLLAQKWMISGLTAGGVKG; encoded by the coding sequence ATGGCTATCGTTGTCGACCGTTCCAACCGCTGGCGCATCCTGGCGGCCCACGTCGCCGTGATCGCGCTGATCGCGCTGGTGATGTTCCCCTTCCTGATGATCTTGTCGATCTCATTGCGTCCCGGCAACTTCGCCTCGGGCAGTCTGATCCCGCCCGAGATCAGCTTCGAGCACTGGCGATTGGCGCTGGGCATGTCTTACCAGGCGCCCAACGGCACCCTGGTCGAGCCGGACTTCCCCGTGCTGCTGTGGCTGTGGAATTCCATCAAGGTGGCCAGCATGAGCGCCACCGTCACCGTGCTGCTGTCGACCACCTGTGCGTATGCGTTCGCGCGCATGCAGTTCCGCTTCAAGTCGCAGACCCTGTCCGCGCTGATGCTGCTGCAGATGTTCCCCGCCGTGCTGGCCCTGGTGGCCATCTACGCCATCTTCGATGTGCTGGGCAACTACGTGCCATGGCTGGGCATCGACCACCACGGCAGCCTGGTGCTGGCCTACACGGGCGGCATCGCCCTGCATATCTGGACCATCAAGGGCTACTATCAAACCATTCCCATCGAAATCGAGGAAGCGGCCAAGGTCGATGGTGCCACGCAATGGCAGGCGTTCATCTACGTGCTGCTGCCGATGACGGTGCCCATCCTGATGGTGGTCTTCCTGCTGTCCTTCATCGGCGCCATCATCGAATATCCGATCGCTTCCGTACTGCTGCATGAACAGAACAACCTGACCCTGGCCGTCGGTTCGAAACTGTTCCTGTACGAGCAAAAATACCTGTGGGGTGACTTCGCAGCGGCAGCCATCTTGTCCGGCCTGCCCATCACGGCCGTGTTCCTGCTGGCGCAGAAGTGGATGATCTCCGGCCTGACGGCTGGCGGCGTGAAGGGCTGA
- a CDS encoding alpha-amylase family glycosyl hydrolase: MPTIQNNLAHLPADWWRSAVIYQVYPRSFLDSNGDGIGDLPGITSKLAYIAALGADIVWISPFFTSPMKDFGYDVADFCDVDPMFGTLADFDRLVARAHELGLKVMIDQVLSHSSDVHPWFVESRSSRDNAKADWYVWADQKPDGTAPNNWLSVFGGSAWQWEPRRGQYYLHDFLASQPDLNFHNPAVQQAQLDNLRFWLERGVDGFRFDSCNFPYHDQLLRDNPPAAQRDASSVSAINPYGMQAHVYDKTQPENIAYLQRVRAILDEYQAISIGEVGDDNALATMAAYTGADKLHMAYSFNLLTAEFSAAHIRTQVEEFEAQVADGWASWSVGNHDSVRVMTRWGGQNPSPSLAKVVLAVQAALKGTPCLYQGDELALTEADIPFEALQDPYGIPFWPQFKGRDGCRTPMPWVADAPHGGFSSAKPWLPVPPEHLARAVDVEERDSASPLTFAQNILAWRRTLPQLLRGDIVFFDAPEPVLALRRDLPGHPSVLAAFNLGTETVTFDLPAAAAATDLAGHGLPGSKDGQQISLPAHGGWFGTLA; encoded by the coding sequence ATGCCGACCATCCAGAACAATCTCGCCCACCTGCCCGCCGACTGGTGGCGCAGTGCCGTCATCTACCAGGTCTATCCACGCAGCTTCCTCGACAGCAATGGCGACGGCATCGGCGACTTGCCCGGCATTACCTCCAAGCTCGCATACATCGCCGCCCTGGGCGCCGACATCGTCTGGATCTCGCCCTTCTTTACGTCGCCGATGAAAGACTTCGGCTATGACGTGGCCGACTTCTGCGACGTCGACCCCATGTTCGGTACCCTGGCCGATTTCGACCGCCTGGTGGCGCGCGCGCATGAACTGGGCTTGAAAGTGATGATCGACCAGGTGCTGTCGCATTCGTCCGACGTCCACCCGTGGTTCGTGGAAAGCCGCTCCAGCCGCGACAATGCCAAGGCCGACTGGTATGTATGGGCCGACCAGAAACCCGATGGCACGGCGCCCAACAACTGGCTGTCCGTGTTCGGCGGTTCCGCCTGGCAATGGGAGCCGCGCCGCGGCCAGTACTACCTGCACGATTTCCTCGCCAGCCAGCCCGACCTGAATTTCCATAATCCGGCCGTGCAGCAAGCGCAGCTGGACAACCTGCGTTTCTGGCTCGAACGCGGTGTCGATGGCTTCCGCTTCGATTCCTGCAACTTCCCGTATCACGACCAGTTGCTGCGCGACAATCCGCCAGCCGCGCAGCGCGATGCGAGCAGCGTGTCGGCCATCAACCCGTACGGCATGCAGGCACACGTGTACGACAAGACGCAGCCGGAAAACATCGCCTACCTGCAGCGCGTGCGCGCCATACTCGATGAATACCAGGCCATTTCCATCGGTGAAGTGGGCGACGACAATGCGCTGGCCACCATGGCCGCCTACACGGGTGCCGACAAGCTGCACATGGCTTACAGTTTCAACTTGCTGACGGCGGAGTTTTCCGCCGCGCACATCCGCACGCAGGTGGAAGAATTCGAAGCGCAAGTGGCCGACGGCTGGGCTTCCTGGTCCGTGGGCAACCACGACAGCGTGCGCGTCATGACGCGCTGGGGCGGCCAAAACCCGTCGCCCTCGCTGGCCAAGGTGGTGCTGGCCGTGCAAGCGGCATTGAAGGGCACGCCGTGCCTGTACCAGGGCGACGAGCTGGCCCTGACGGAAGCGGACATTCCTTTCGAGGCGCTGCAAGACCCGTACGGCATCCCGTTCTGGCCCCAGTTCAAGGGCCGCGACGGCTGCCGCACGCCGATGCCGTGGGTGGCTGACGCGCCGCATGGCGGCTTCAGTTCGGCAAAACCCTGGTTGCCCGTGCCGCCCGAGCATCTGGCGCGCGCCGTCGACGTCGAAGAGCGCGATAGCGCTTCGCCTTTGACCTTTGCGCAAAACATCCTCGCCTGGCGCCGCACCCTGCCGCAATTGCTGCGCGGCGACATCGTTTTCTTCGATGCGCCTGAACCCGTGCTGGCCCTGCGCCGCGACTTGCCGGGACACCCGTCCGTGCTGGCCGCCTTCAACCTGGGCACCGAAACGGTCACGTTTGACTTGCCGGCCGCCGCAGCAGCGACCGACCTGGCCGGCCACGGCTTGCCAGGCAGCAAAGATGGCCAGCAGATCAGCTTGCCTGCGCATGGCGGCTGGTTCGGCACCCTGGCGTAA
- a CDS encoding carbohydrate kinase family protein, giving the protein MSSYDILVVGGAGIDTIVRVPDLQLPVADSLHVPPIRDYVAHTGNGVALGCHALGLRCKFIDFIGDDAQGAAILQRYKETSLDFSHLVEPSGTRRSVNLVDPQGRRLSLYDGRHPEDVRMPAAFYLPYLGPARHAHFSIMGWVAELFDDALVCGTTVSTDLHDWDGVNPHHKVFALRADLVFLSTAALGERMEAVMRAIVAQGRAQLVVAMAGADGAYVLERGSDHVRHFACAQLDLPVVDTNGAGDSFVAAFLHAWLDGAGIDAAMRRGAIGGAFACAQHGTHERFIGSAELHDLDQDGTSL; this is encoded by the coding sequence ATGAGTAGCTATGACATCTTAGTGGTCGGCGGCGCCGGCATCGACACCATCGTGCGCGTCCCGGACCTGCAATTGCCCGTGGCCGATTCGCTGCACGTGCCGCCCATCCGCGACTATGTGGCGCACACGGGCAATGGCGTGGCGCTCGGTTGCCATGCGCTGGGCTTGCGCTGCAAGTTCATCGACTTCATCGGCGACGATGCGCAAGGCGCGGCCATCCTGCAGCGCTATAAAGAGACCAGTCTCGATTTTTCGCATCTCGTCGAACCCTCGGGCACGCGGCGCAGTGTCAACCTGGTCGACCCGCAGGGGCGCCGGCTGTCGCTGTACGACGGCCGCCATCCGGAAGACGTGCGCATGCCGGCCGCCTTTTATCTACCCTACCTGGGACCGGCGCGCCACGCGCATTTTTCCATCATGGGCTGGGTGGCCGAACTGTTTGACGATGCGCTGGTGTGCGGCACCACGGTGTCGACCGATTTGCACGACTGGGATGGCGTCAACCCGCACCACAAGGTGTTTGCCCTGCGCGCCGATCTGGTGTTCCTCAGCACGGCCGCGCTGGGCGAGCGCATGGAGGCCGTCATGCGCGCGATTGTCGCGCAAGGCCGCGCGCAGCTTGTCGTGGCCATGGCCGGCGCGGATGGCGCGTATGTGCTGGAACGGGGCAGCGACCACGTTCGCCATTTCGCCTGCGCGCAGCTGGACTTGCCCGTGGTGGACACGAATGGCGCCGGCGACTCGTTCGTGGCCGCCTTTTTGCACGCCTGGCTCGATGGTGCGGGCATCGATGCCGCCATGCGCCGCGGCGCCATCGGCGGCGCATTCGCCTGCGCCCAGCATGGCACGCATGAACGCTTCATCGGATCGGCGGAGCTGCATGACTTAGATCAAGACGGCACTAGCTTATGA
- the malE gene encoding maltose/maltodextrin ABC transporter substrate-binding protein MalE: MSFTHPKRSFIKTTLIAAALAGIGNLAAVSMAHAAEAGTLLIWINGDKGYKGLAKVGEEFTKKTGIKVVVEHPEDAPNKFQQAAAAGKGPDIWIWPHDRIGGWIDAGLLQPVTPSKEARAAILPLAWNAFTVGGKTWGYPISIEAVALVYNKDLVPNPPKTFEEIAALDKKLSAQGKKAILWDYTNTYFTWPLLGAGGGFPFEVKSDGRYDAAKTGVNNAGSQAGVNALMSLINSGAMPKGAGYAEMEAGFNQGKIAMMINGPWSWDNARKSKINYGVATIPTVAGKTATPFVGVLGAMISKASPNKDLATEFLENQMLQLNGLKTINADVPLGTPANKVLFAELKANPNIQATMESAQAGRPMPNNPEMGRFWSSMQSALENITQGRQTTKDGLDAAAKRITTAN, encoded by the coding sequence ATGTCCTTCACGCACCCGAAACGCAGCTTCATCAAAACCACCCTGATCGCCGCCGCCCTGGCCGGCATCGGCAACCTGGCCGCCGTCAGCATGGCGCACGCGGCCGAAGCAGGTACCCTCTTGATCTGGATCAATGGCGACAAAGGCTACAAGGGCCTGGCCAAGGTCGGCGAGGAATTCACCAAGAAGACGGGCATCAAGGTCGTCGTCGAACACCCGGAAGATGCGCCGAACAAATTCCAGCAGGCAGCGGCCGCCGGCAAGGGCCCGGACATCTGGATCTGGCCGCATGACCGCATCGGCGGCTGGATCGACGCCGGCTTGCTGCAACCAGTAACGCCAAGCAAGGAAGCGCGCGCCGCCATCCTGCCGCTGGCCTGGAACGCCTTCACGGTGGGCGGCAAGACCTGGGGTTACCCGATCTCCATCGAAGCCGTGGCCCTCGTCTACAACAAGGATCTGGTGCCGAACCCGCCCAAGACGTTTGAGGAAATCGCCGCGCTGGACAAGAAACTCTCCGCACAAGGCAAGAAAGCCATTCTGTGGGATTACACGAATACCTATTTCACCTGGCCTTTGCTGGGCGCGGGCGGCGGCTTCCCGTTTGAAGTCAAGTCCGATGGCCGCTACGATGCGGCCAAGACGGGTGTCAACAATGCCGGCTCGCAAGCAGGCGTGAATGCGCTGATGAGCCTGATCAACAGCGGCGCCATGCCGAAGGGCGCCGGCTATGCCGAGATGGAAGCGGGCTTCAACCAGGGCAAGATCGCCATGATGATCAACGGCCCTTGGTCGTGGGACAACGCACGCAAATCGAAGATCAATTACGGTGTTGCAACGATTCCTACCGTGGCAGGCAAGACGGCCACCCCATTCGTGGGCGTGCTGGGTGCGATGATTTCGAAAGCCAGCCCGAACAAGGACCTGGCGACGGAATTCCTGGAAAACCAGATGCTGCAGCTCAATGGCCTGAAAACCATCAACGCCGATGTCCCGCTGGGTACGCCAGCTAATAAAGTGCTGTTCGCGGAATTGAAAGCCAATCCGAACATCCAGGCGACGATGGAAAGCGCCCAAGCGGGCCGCCCGATGCCGAACAACCCGGAAATGGGCCGCTTCTGGTCGTCGATGCAATCGGCGCTGGAAAACATTACGCAAGGCCGCCAGACCACCAAGGATGGCCTGGACGCGGCGGCGAAGCGGATTACGACCGCCAATTAA
- a CDS encoding alpha-amylase family glycosyl hydrolase produces the protein MRRTLTTLAALLLSASAQAGSFADNPIVYFAVTDRFANGNPGNDNSYGRAADPQGGDVGSFHGGDLAGITQQLKAGYFKELGVNALWITAPYEQIHGWVVGGKQQFRHYAYHGYWALDYTTMDANMGTREELREMINTAHAQGIRVLFDVVLNHPGYADLRTLAEYKVPVLWPGHEKAGLRDYHSFIDYNNFAFAQWWGPDWVRAGLPGYPDGGKDDYTMQLAYLPDFRTESGKAVGLPPILQRKADTRAVALPDATVRSYLVHWLADWVREFGVDGFRADTIKHVEPNSWLALRAAATDALKDWKARHPQQKIDDAPFWMTGEAWGHGPERSSWHDAGFDSMINFDFQNRAGADWKSIDGVYRQYAGLLNKSPRYDILSYISSHDTSLFPREQLKHGLSALLLAPGGVQLFYGDESARQPGVAPIGDEQQATRSDMNWTSMDSATLAHARKLGQFRLRHPALARGEHRFINDKPYAFARVMKDDAVIAVPEAKGAISLQVHGVFADGALLHDAYTHQTYIVKDGAVAVNAAGTVLLEKAAP, from the coding sequence ATGCGACGCACCCTGACTACGCTGGCCGCCCTGTTACTCAGCGCTTCGGCGCAGGCAGGGAGCTTCGCTGACAACCCCATCGTCTACTTTGCCGTCACGGACCGTTTCGCCAACGGCAATCCCGGCAACGACAATTCCTATGGCCGCGCCGCCGACCCGCAAGGCGGCGATGTCGGCAGCTTTCACGGCGGCGACCTCGCCGGCATCACGCAGCAGCTCAAAGCCGGCTATTTCAAGGAACTGGGCGTCAACGCCCTGTGGATCACGGCGCCGTACGAGCAGATACACGGCTGGGTGGTGGGCGGCAAGCAGCAATTCCGGCACTACGCCTACCACGGCTACTGGGCGCTCGACTACACCACCATGGATGCCAACATGGGCACGCGCGAAGAATTGCGCGAGATGATCAACACGGCGCATGCGCAAGGCATCCGCGTGCTGTTCGACGTGGTGCTGAACCACCCCGGCTACGCGGACTTGCGCACCCTGGCCGAATACAAGGTGCCCGTGCTGTGGCCCGGCCACGAAAAGGCCGGCCTGCGCGATTATCACAGCTTCATCGACTACAACAACTTCGCATTCGCGCAGTGGTGGGGCCCGGACTGGGTGCGCGCCGGCTTGCCCGGCTATCCCGACGGCGGCAAGGACGACTACACCATGCAGCTGGCGTATCTGCCCGACTTCCGCACGGAGAGCGGCAAGGCCGTGGGCTTGCCACCGATTTTGCAGCGCAAAGCCGACACGCGCGCCGTGGCCCTGCCCGATGCGACAGTACGTTCTTACCTTGTCCACTGGTTGGCCGACTGGGTGCGCGAATTCGGCGTCGACGGTTTCAGGGCCGACACCATCAAGCACGTGGAACCAAACAGCTGGCTGGCCCTGCGCGCCGCCGCCACCGATGCCCTCAAGGATTGGAAGGCACGCCATCCGCAGCAAAAGATTGATGACGCGCCGTTCTGGATGACGGGCGAAGCGTGGGGCCACGGCCCCGAGCGCAGCAGCTGGCATGACGCCGGTTTCGACTCGATGATCAATTTCGATTTCCAGAATCGCGCCGGGGCCGACTGGAAAAGCATCGATGGCGTGTACCGCCAGTACGCGGGCTTGCTGAACAAGAGTCCCCGCTACGACATCCTGTCGTATATCTCCTCGCACGACACCAGCCTGTTCCCGCGCGAGCAATTGAAACATGGCTTGTCCGCGCTGCTGCTGGCGCCGGGCGGGGTGCAGCTGTTCTATGGCGATGAAAGCGCGCGTCAGCCTGGCGTGGCGCCCATCGGCGACGAACAGCAGGCCACCCGCTCCGACATGAACTGGACATCCATGGACTCTGCAACTCTTGCGCATGCGCGCAAGCTGGGCCAGTTCCGGCTGCGCCACCCTGCCCTGGCGCGCGGCGAGCATCGGTTCATCAACGACAAGCCGTACGCCTTCGCCCGCGTGATGAAGGACGACGCCGTCATCGCCGTGCCCGAAGCAAAGGGCGCCATCTCGTTGCAGGTGCACGGCGTATTCGCCGATGGCGCCCTGCTGCACGACGCCTATACGCACCAAACCTACATCGTCAAAGATGGCGCCGTCGCCGTGAACGCGGCCGGCACCGTCCTGTTAGAAAAGGCAGCACCATGA